The Streptomyces europaeiscabiei genome window below encodes:
- a CDS encoding carbohydrate ABC transporter permease → MTVAIDRATGKRRGEPGGRPGRLTRLRQSYQRYWYAYAMIAPVVVVLGVLVLYPLARGFYLTLTNANSLNSARTIGVNHIEATYEFIGFDNYADILWGPTSYDRFWSHFVWTIAWTALCVALHYVIGLGLALLLNQKLRGRTFYRLILVLPWAVPTFVTVFGWRFMLADGGVINAALEALHLPAPLWLEDTFWQRFAAIMVNTWCGVPFMMVSLLGGLQSIDTSLYEAAEMDGASAWQRFRYVTLPGLRSVSSTVVLLGVIWTFNQFAVIFLLFGDTAPEAQILVTWAYYLGFGQQPRDFAQSAAYGILLLAILIVFTSVYRRWLNRDEQQLAI, encoded by the coding sequence ATGACAGTCGCCATCGACCGAGCGACCGGCAAGCGCCGAGGTGAACCGGGCGGGCGCCCGGGCCGGCTGACCCGCCTGAGGCAGTCGTACCAGCGGTACTGGTACGCGTACGCGATGATCGCCCCGGTGGTCGTCGTGCTCGGCGTCCTGGTGCTGTATCCGCTGGCGCGCGGCTTCTACCTCACGCTCACCAACGCCAACAGCCTGAACTCGGCGCGCACGATCGGCGTCAACCACATCGAGGCCACCTACGAGTTCATCGGCTTCGACAACTACGCCGACATCTTGTGGGGCCCGACCTCGTACGACCGCTTCTGGTCGCACTTCGTCTGGACGATCGCCTGGACGGCCCTCTGCGTCGCCCTGCACTACGTCATCGGCCTCGGCCTCGCGCTGTTGCTCAACCAGAAGCTGCGCGGCCGCACCTTCTACCGGCTGATCCTGGTCCTGCCGTGGGCCGTGCCCACCTTCGTCACCGTCTTCGGCTGGCGGTTCATGCTCGCCGACGGCGGTGTCATCAACGCCGCCCTCGAAGCGCTGCACCTGCCGGCCCCGCTGTGGCTGGAGGACACCTTCTGGCAGCGGTTCGCCGCGATCATGGTCAACACGTGGTGCGGTGTGCCGTTCATGATGGTCTCGCTGCTCGGCGGACTGCAGTCCATCGACACGTCCCTGTACGAGGCCGCCGAGATGGACGGCGCGAGCGCCTGGCAGCGCTTCCGCTACGTCACCCTGCCGGGCCTGAGGTCCGTCAGCTCCACCGTCGTACTCCTCGGCGTCATCTGGACGTTCAACCAGTTCGCCGTCATCTTCCTGTTGTTCGGCGACACCGCGCCCGAGGCGCAGATCCTCGTGACCTGGGCGTACTACCTCGGGTTCGGGCAGCAGCCGCGTGACTTCGCGCAGTCGGCGGCCTACGGCATCCTGCTGCTGGCCATCCTGATCGTCTTCACCTCCGTCTACCGCCGCTGGCTGAACCGCGATGAGCAGCAGCTCGCGATCTGA